From Brienomyrus brachyistius isolate T26 chromosome 18, BBRACH_0.4, whole genome shotgun sequence, one genomic window encodes:
- the pex12 gene encoding peroxisome assembly protein 12, whose protein sequence is MAERGAHITTAAADARPSIFEVLAQDSLMGAVRPAVQHAVKVLAESNPSRYGPLWQWFDEIYVCLDFLLQHHFLCKTSASFSENFYGLKRVAAAHPLRPAHVGLRRKQHWRSVLLLVLVPYLRAKLEKILARQRDEDDFSIQLPQTRFRRMYRAFLAAYPFVSTAWEGWIFCQQLAYIFGRTWHHSPLVWLAGVRLVRLTAYDVQSIDLKPTTTLASKLSFSVKLQKMFSAALGSVAVGISSSLSLGVFFLQFLEWWYSSENNSTIKSLTSLPTPSPPLHLDHSEEQANVCPLCCKVRANETALATSGYVFCYRCIYIYVKAHQRCPVTGYPTELQHLIKIYSPES, encoded by the exons ATGGCGGAAAGAGGTGCCCATATAACTACAGCTGCAGCTGATGCCCGACCGTCGATTTTCGAAGTTCTGGCCCAGGACTCGTTAATGGGTGCTGTCAGACCTGCTGTTCAGCACGCTGTCAAG GTTCTGGCAGAGTCCAACCCTTCACGTTACGGACCTTTGTGGCAGTGGTTTGATGAAATCTACGTGTGCCTAGATTTCTTGCTACAGCACCATTTCCTCTGTAAAACCAGCGCTTCTTTTTCGGAAAACTTCTACGGCCTGAAGCGCGTGGCCGCCGCCCACCCCCTGCGCCCTGCGCATGTTGGACTCCGTCGAAAGCAGCACTGGCGCTCCGTGCTCCTGCTTGTCCTGGTCCCTTACTTGCGTGCCAAGCTGGAGAAGATTCTGGCCAGACAGAGGGATGAGGATGACTTTTCCATACAGCTACCGCAGACAAGATTCCGGCGTATGTACCGGGCCTTCTTGGCTGCCTATCCCTTTGTCAGCACAGCATGGGAAGGCTGGATCTTCTGCCAACAGCTTGCCTACATCTTCGGCCGGACGTGGCACCACTCCCCCCTGGTGTGGCTTGCTGGAGTCAGGCTAGTGCGCCTCACTGCTTATGACGTTCAGAGTATAGATCTAAAGCCTACCACAACACTGGCCTCCAAACTAAG CTTCTCTGTAAAGCTGCAGAAAATGTTTTCGGCAGCTCTGGGCAGTGTAGCTGTCGGCATCTCTTCCAGCCTTTCCCTGGGGGTGTTCTTCCTGCAGTTCTTGGAGTGGTGGTACTCTTCAGAGAACAACAGCACCATCAAGTCCTTGACCTCTCTCCCTACGCCATCCCCCCCTCTTCACCTTGACCACAGCGAGGAGCAGGCCAACGTCTGTCCGCTTTGTTGCAAGGTCCGTGCCAATGAGACTGCCTTGGCCACCTCTGGCTATGTATTCTGCTATCGCTGCATATACATTTATGTCAAAGCCCATCAGAGATGCCCCGTCACTGGATACCCAACAGAACTGCAACACCTTATCAAGATCTATTCGCCTGAAAGCTAA
- the orai2 gene encoding LOW QUALITY PROTEIN: protein orai-2 (The sequence of the model RefSeq protein was modified relative to this genomic sequence to represent the inferred CDS: deleted 1 base in 1 codon), which produces MKALQNPGETRPVMSSELNVPMGSPAPGGSDRLQDGGGMDYRDWVRRSYLELVTSNHHSVQALSWRKLYLSRAKLKASSRTSALLSGFAMVAMVEVQLEMQYNYPRLLLIAFSVCTTVLVAVHLFALLISTCILPNVEAVSNIHNLNSVSESPHERMHHYIELAWGFSTALGILLFLAEVVLLCWIKFLPVDSGTRANCSTPAPSQPGHSGWQAALASTIIMVPVGFIFVVFTIHFYRSLVRHKTERHHQEIEELHKIKVQLDGQERGIQAV; this is translated from the exons ATGAAAGCCCTGCAGAATCCAGGGGAAACCCGACCAG TTATGAGCAGTGAGCTGAATGTGCCCATGGGTTCTCCGGCACCAGGAGGCTCAGATCGATTGCAGGATGGAGGGGGGATGGACTACCGGGACTGGGTACGCCGGAGCTACCTGGAGCTCGTCACCTCGAACCACCATTCTGTGCAGGCC CTCTCCTGGAGGAAGCTCTACCTGAGCCGGGCCAAGCTGAAAGCCTCCAGCCGTACCTCCGCCCTCCTCTCAGGCTTCGCCATG GTGGCCATGGTTGAAGTTCAACTGGAGATGCAGTACAACTATCCGCGGCTGCTGTTGATCGCCTTCAGCGTGTGCACCACAGTGCTGGTGGCTGTGCACCTCTTCGCTCTGCTGATCAGCACCTGCATCCTGCCCAACGTGGAGGCGGTCAGCAACATCCACAACCTCAACTCGGTGAGCGAGTCGCCCCATGAGCGGATGCATCACTACATCGAGCTCGCTTGGGGGTTCTCCACCGCCCTGGGCATCCTCCTCTTCCTGGCCGAGGTGGTGCTCTTGTGCTGGATCAAATTCCTGCCCGTGGATTCGGGGACTAGAGCCAATTGCAGCACACCTGCCCCGTCGCAGCCCGGCCACAGCGGTTGGCAGGCTGCCCTGGCCTCCACCATCATCATGGTTCCTGTGGGCTTCATCTTCGTGGTCTTCACCATCCACTTCTACCGCTCTCTTGTGCGCCACAAGACGGAGCGCCACCACCAGGAGATCGAGGAACTGCACAAGATCAAAGTGCAACTAGACGGCCAGGAGCGGGGGATCCAGGCTGTCTGA
- the bckdk gene encoding 3-methyl-2-oxobutanoate dehydrogenase [lipoamide] kinase, mitochondrial, with product MRRGLTGRAFEMLACGSLASLGVTKMFSPITRAVAPISASRRLRSTSSMQGYFELARERSKTVTSFYNQSAIDASAEKASVRLTPATMLYAGKSQDGHHILSSAKYLHKELPVRIAHRIKGFRSLPFIIGCNPTILQVHELYIRAYHMLSDFPAIKDQETEAQYCKLVQQLLDDHKDVVTMLAEGFRECRKHLQDETLIRSFLDTTLTSRLGIRMLASHHLALHEDSPDFVGIICRRLSPKKIIEKWVDFARRLCEHQYGNSPRVRINGHVAARFPFIPLPLDYILPELLKNAMRATMESHLDTPYNVPDVVVTIANNDTDFVIRISDRGGGIPHRILDKVMDYHFSTAEESAQDPRMSNLFNNITNSGPQSGPMHGFGFGLPTSRAYAEYLGGSLSIQSMQGIGTDVYLRLRHIDGKGESFRV from the exons ATGCGACGGGGACTGACGGGAAGAGCTTTTGAGATGCTGGCTTGCGGTTCACTCGCCAGCCTGGGGGTGACAAAGATGTTTTCGCCCATCACGAGGGCGGTCGCCCCCATTTCCGCGAGCCGCAGGCTCCGGTCCACCTCCTCGATGCAGGGCTACTTCGAGCTGGCTCGGGAAAGGTCCAAAACCGTCACTTCGTTTTATAACCAGTCAGCCATCGACGCGTCCGCCGAAAAG GCCTCGGTCAGACTGACACCAGCCACCATGCTGTATGCTGGAAAGTCGCAAGATGGACATCACATTCTg agCAGTGCCAAATATCTGCACAAGGAGCTGCCGGTGCGTATTGCCCATCGCATCAAAGGCTTCCGCAGCTTACCCTTCATCATTGGCTGCAACCCTACTATCCTGCAAGTG CACGAGCTCTACATTCGGGCGTACCACATGCTGAGCGACTTCCCAGCG ATCAAGGATCAGGAGACAGAGGCTCAGTATTGCAAGCtggtgcagcagctgctggacgACCACAAGGACGTGGTGACCATGCTGGCCGAGGGGTTTCGGGAATGTCGCAAGCACCTGCAG GACGAGACCCTGATTCGGAGCTTCTTGGACACCACGCTAACCTCGCGCCTGGGGATCCGCATGCTGGCCTCGCACCACCTCGCTCTGCACGAGGACAGc CCCGACTTCGTGGGAATAATCTGCAGGCGCCTCTCGCCGAAAAAGATCATTGAGAAGTGGGTGGATTTCGCCCg GCGTCTCTGCGAGCACCAGTACGGAAACTCGCCCCGGGTCCGGATCAACGGGCACGTAGCTGCGCGCTTCCCGTTCATCCCTCTGCCGCTCGACTACATTCTGCCGGAGCTGCTGAAGAACGCCATGAG GGCCACCATGGAGAGCCACCTGGACACGCCCTACAACGTGCCTGACGTAGTGGTCACCATCGCCAACAACGATACGGACTTCGTCATCAG AATCTCAGATCGAGGAGGAGGAATCCCTCACAGGATCCTGGACAAGGTCATGGACTATCACTTCAGCACGGCCGAGGAGAGTGCCCAGGACCCACGTATGAGCAACCTCTTCAACAACATCACCAACAGCGGCCCCCAGTCTGGCCCCATGCATGG ATTTGGCTTCGGCCTGCCCACCTCCAGGGCATACGCGGAGTACCTTGGCGGTTCCCTGTCCATTCAGTCGATGCAGGGCATCGGCACCGATGTCTACCTGCGTCTGCGCCACATCGACGGCAAGGGGGAGAGCTTCCGTGTCTGA